The following are encoded together in the Methanosarcina flavescens genome:
- a CDS encoding PEP-utilizing enzyme, translating to MTPPRVMTSEGEVITGVRSDVEAPKGALIGTPVSAGVAEGYVKVVLTPEDAKLSKGDILVAPFIDPGWTPLFYSIQALVVEIGGMMTHGSIIAREYGIPAVVGIENVTRILKDGQYVRVNGTKGFVQVLK from the coding sequence ATGACTCCTCCCCGGGTTATGACCAGTGAAGGGGAAGTTATTACGGGTGTAAGGAGCGATGTTGAAGCCCCGAAAGGCGCTTTAATAGGTACCCCCGTTTCTGCTGGTGTTGCAGAGGGGTACGTAAAGGTTGTCCTCACACCTGAAGATGCAAAGCTTAGCAAAGGGGATATATTAGTGGCTCCTTTTATTGATCCAGGCTGGACTCCCCTATTTTATTCAATTCAAGCTCTGGTAGTGGAGATTGGTGGTATGATGACACACGGCTCTATCATTGCACGGGAGTACGGTATTCCTGCTGTTGTTGGCATAGAAAATGTTACCAGAATATTGAAGGACGGCCAGTATGTCCGTGTTAACGGTACCAAGGGCTTTGTACAGGTTCTGAAGTGA
- a CDS encoding TolB family protein produces the protein MKNKGKLCSTALASVFLVFVFLFLTSASASAAQVTKIGTGYDPAVYGNEVVWTNGVVIHLYNLTDGTDTVISSSGASSPDIYENKVVWHDMSSGTPKLAVYDIPTATKTYITQNVDQYSKPAIYGDRIVWSANDSVYLMDMSTSTQTVIGNGSNPDIYGTKVVYYSYSEDPEADITVRMYDINTKEKATVTSYGYPNIPRIWGSKVIWSDVYNHQGYIVMYDMATNKTIDVTHPLDTDPDGNEYGASTGTYIAIQDDKIVYNKCVDDYEGKPGVYVYNITEGQSTLIYGYSDDVYTTPEVYNNTIVWGMDKNYVDDAENNDIYLYNLSYNLSE, from the coding sequence ATGAAAAATAAAGGGAAGCTATGTTCAACAGCTTTAGCTTCGGTATTCCTGGTTTTTGTTTTTTTATTTTTAACCTCAGCTTCAGCTTCAGCGGCTCAAGTTACAAAAATTGGCACAGGATACGATCCTGCTGTCTATGGTAATGAGGTAGTATGGACAAATGGGGTTGTTATTCATCTATACAACCTGACCGATGGAACAGACACTGTAATTAGCTCTTCTGGAGCATCCAGTCCAGATATTTACGAAAACAAAGTAGTGTGGCATGATATGAGTAGCGGGACACCAAAGCTTGCTGTGTACGATATTCCTACAGCTACAAAAACTTACATAACGCAGAATGTAGACCAATATAGCAAACCTGCTATTTACGGCGACAGAATAGTCTGGAGTGCAAATGATAGCGTGTATCTGATGGATATGTCTACGTCCACGCAGACTGTGATTGGAAACGGTAGTAATCCCGACATATATGGCACAAAAGTGGTATATTATTCATATTCCGAAGATCCAGAAGCAGATATAACTGTCAGAATGTATGACATCAATACGAAGGAAAAAGCAACTGTAACTTCATATGGTTATCCAAATATACCTCGTATATGGGGTTCTAAAGTCATCTGGTCTGATGTGTATAACCATCAGGGATATATCGTGATGTACGATATGGCAACAAATAAAACCATAGATGTCACACATCCACTTGACACCGATCCAGATGGAAATGAATACGGCGCCAGTACAGGGACATACATTGCCATACAGGATGACAAAATTGTATATAACAAATGCGTTGATGATTACGAAGGCAAACCTGGAGTATATGTATACAATATAACTGAAGGACAAAGTACACTGATATATGGCTACTCTGATGACGTTTATACGACGCCAGAAGTATACAATAACACTATTGTATGGGGGATGGACAAGAATTACGTTGATGATGCAGAAAACAATGATATCTATTTATACAATCTTTCATACAATCTTTCAGAGTAA